Part of the Candidatus Dependentiae bacterium genome, TTTTATTTAAAACAACTATCGTTTTGTTATATGGCCAGGTTATAGCAAACTTAAATAATTCTTATATGATTAGCGTTTTTGCTGATTGTGTTAGTAATTATTTTGAATCTAAAATAGTAAATATTTTACACTTACAATCTATAGCCTATAAGCCCGAATTTGATGAAGATGGAGCTCTTAAATTATATAAAGACGAATTGCATGAAGGGCGTGGTAATATGGTTATCTGTTTTTTGGGAGATAATTAACATGAATTTTTTTTCAAAAAATATAGTTATTAAAAATTTACAAGATTATATTTTATTACTTTTAGGTTGTTTTCTTATTGCAATAAGTTTTAATTTATTTTTATTACCAAATAATATAGCCTCTGGAGGAATTCCCGGATTATCTATTGTTCTTAATAAAATATTTGGTATAAATACGGCATATTTGCAATTTTATATTAATATTCCATTGTTTATTATTGGATTATTTCGTATGGGGCCGAATTTTTTATTAAAAACTATAATTGGTTCATTTGCAATTCCTGAATTTATACTTTTAACGCAAAAAGTTTTGCCTATGACAAATAATGTTTTAATTGCAGCGATCTTAGGTGGAATTGGAACAGGTGTCGGGCTTTATTTTATTGTGACAAGTAACTCAGCAGTTTGTGGATTTACTTTATTATCAAAAATTTTGCATGAATATACGAAAATAAAGTTTTCAATACTTATAATGTTTTTAAACTTTTTTGTTATAGCGTTTGCAGTTATTATTATAGGTTTTTTGCCGGCTGTTTTTGCTTTTTTATCTTTGCTTATTACAAGTATGGCAATAGAGCTTTCGCAAAATATTTCAAATTTTTTAAATAAAATTTATAACTTTAAAAAATTGGGGTAATTATGAATATGCAAAATTTATTAAAATTAATTAGTGCCTTGGTTGCTTTTAAAACTGTTTATTTAAATAATCAAGAATTTAATAATTGCTTTGATTATATAAAATTTTTTTTTAGTAAAAGTGATTTATATATAAAAGAATATGAATTTAATGGTTCAAAATCTTTGATTGTATCTAATTCTGAATCTAAAAATTTAGATGTAATTTTTTGTGGTCATATAGATGTTGTTCCCGCACAAGACACGCTTTTTTATGTTAAACAAGATGGCGATATTTTGCGTGGCAGGGGAGTGTCCGATATGAAAGGTCAAGTTGCGGTTATGATGCAACTTATGCTTGAATGCTTCGCTATTTCAGACACTGATCCGGGATCTAAAAATGTGAAAAAAACAAATAATATAAATAAAAAAGTTGCTTTATTTTTAACATCAGATGAAGAACGAGGTGGGTTTGATGGCGTAAATAGATTATTAAACGATTTAAATTATTCGGCAAAAGTTGCAATAGTTCCGGATGGTGGATTTAATTTTTCATTAGTTGAGCAAGCAAAGGGTGTTTTGCAAATAAAAATTACACAAAAAGGTAAGGGTGCTCATTCATCAGAATTATATTTGGGTGAAAATGCAATATTAAAACTTTTGGATATGTATAAAAAAATTATTTCCATTTATGTGTTGCCAAAAAATTCTCTTGATTATAAAACTTCAGCCAATTTGTCAAAAATTGAAGGGGGTGACTCTTTAAATAGAGTACCGGATTCAGCATCAATTTTTCTTGATATACGATATACACCAGATCAAAATATGAATGATATTTTACATGCTATAAAAAATATAGAAAAAGAAATAGATGTTGAAATATTGGCGCATGGAAATGCTTTTAAAATAGATAAAAATAACGAATTTATTCGAAATTTTTTATCTATTTCCGGGGATATTTTACGTAGGGATATAGATATTATAAACTGTAATACGGCTTCAGATGGAAGATTTTTTACTCAAAAGAATATTCCATGTATAATAATGAACCCCATTGGGGGAGGTATTCATAGTGACGAAGAGTTTGTATATTTAAATAGTTTGATTTTGTTGAAAAATATTTACAAAAAATATTTAGAAAAAGTATGAGAGCTTTATGAATTTTAATAATTTTTTTCCGTGGATAGCACAAATTATATTCTTTTTGGGGCTTTTGCCTCAAATTAGGCTTAATCTTAATCGAAAATCAACCAAAGGTTTGAGCGATTTTTTATTTATAGGCTATTTTTATGGTTATAGTTTTTACATGTTTTATGTTTTTTGTCTTAATTTGCCACTTGCTCATAAGATTATGGTGCCGCTTGCATTTTTTGCTGTTTTAACATTAGTTTTTCAAAGATTTTATTACTCTGAATCAAAAGATTTAGGTCTTAAAATTTTCTTTATATTTAGTATTTTGTTTTTTATATTTTTATTATTTTTATCTATAAAAAACAGCTTATTTCTTGGACACGCTTCCGGTTGGGTAATGATGCTGATTTGGGCAATTTATCAAATTCCTCAATTATTAAAAAATTATCAAAATAGATCTATAAAAGGTCTTAGTTTTGGATTGGTTTCTATGATTGGTTTTGGTAATTTTGTTGAATTTATAGTAGCTCTTTTTTTGGGGTTACCGCCGCAAACTTATCTGAATAATTTAAATGGTATTTTTGTATATTTGATTTATTTGGTACAGTTTATTAAATTTAAATAATTAAAAAATTACTAAAAACCATTTATTTAAAAGTAAAATATTAAAAAATAAAAAAACTTGTTTTTAAATATGGATAAATTTTATACTACCATTGTGAGGGGGAAAATTTTTAGGGAAGTAAAAGTTGTCTTGGGGGGCCAAAGTGACTAACGCTTCATTATTGACAACCATAATCACTTGGGTTGTCAATATTTTCTTTGTTCTTGCCGTGTGGCCTCAGGTTTATTTAAACTACAAAAATAAATCAATAAGAGGCTTGAGTGACCTCTATATAATGTTTTATTTTGACGGTTATGTTTTCAATGTGTTATACATGTTCTCTTTAAATTTTCATTTAGCTTATAAAATTAGATCGGCTTTGGCATTATTTGTAATATCTATTTTGGTTTATCAAAGATTTTTATATGGTCGTGATAGCTTGAATACAAAAATAAAAAATATGTATTTCTATAATTTTTTATTTTTAATTTTTGTATCTTCTATTTTGACTTTAAATCCAATTATTGCCGGCCATATTATTGGTTGGGCTTTGGTTATTCTTTGGAGCGTATATCAAATACCTCAGTTATTAAAGATAAAAGAGACTAAATCTGTTGAAGGGTTTAGCTTTTTTTTAGTATCTTTTGTAGGAATTGGAAATATGATTGATTGGTTTGCTGCATATTTATTGAATCTTCCATTGCAAACGCACTTGATTGCATCCAGAGGTGTGCTAGTATATTTCATATTTATTTTTCAATTTTGGAATTATAAATTTAAACATAACTATATTTTACATAAACCGGAATTTTTACCTTTGGAAGTTAAGCAAGATTAAGCATGCTTTTAAGCAAAATATTTTTAGCGAATTTTTTAATTATTGTTTCTAATTTGTTTTTTATTTCGAGCCTTATACCGCAAATTTTATTGAATTATAAAATAAAATCTACAAATGGACTTAGTACTGTTTTTATTTTGACACTACTAAATTCCGGTTATTTTTATCTTATTTATAGCTTTGCAAACAATTTACCTATTGGTTATAAAATGGTTAATATAATCTATACGTTTTTAGCTTGTTTGATTATGTTTCAACGTTTTAAATATTCTCAGAATAATTGGGATAAAGATATAAAAATTTTTTCTATTTTTATTCTTAATATATTTTTTCTGGTTCTTATTGGATATTTAATATATTTTAAATTTTTCTCTTACGCTTATTTGATTGGATGGATTCCTGTAGGAATTGGCTTTTGGAAAAAATTACCGCAAATATTTAAAATTTACAGGAATAAGTCAGTACATGGTTTTAGTTTTTATTTTATTTTAATATCTCTTAGCGCCAATTTTTGTGAAATTTTGGCTAATCTTTTTTTAAAAATACCAATACCTCTAATTGTGAACAATTTTCGCGGAATTTTGATAAATTTAGTGTTTTTGGGGCAATTTTTTATCTATCGAAACAATCAAAATTAACTATTTTTTCAAAATTTACAGATTTTTTATTGTTTTTTATTGCAAATATAATTCTATTTGTAATATACTATATTTAGATATTATAAAGTTTTTAAATTTTATTGAGGAGTATTTTATGAATAAGATTAGTAAAAATATTTTTATGTTACTGTTTGTTTTTGGCACTCTTGATTTTAGTGCAAAATCGCAAGTTGCAGATATAACTCAACCGGATGAGACTGCTGCGATTAATAATGCTGTTGATTTGGCCAAAGATATAGATCAAGATACAGATAAAAAGCCGGAAATTAACTCGGGTGATGTTTCGGTTGATCAACAATCTGCAGATGTTTTTGCTGATATAAAAGATACTCAGCCTGAATCTGAGACTGAAATAAAGATTGAAGAAACTGAAGAAAAAACTGAAGATACAGCTGCTACTTCTGAGTTGTCAACTCAAGAGTTAGCAACTCAAGAGTTAAAAACTCAGGAGTTAAAAGAATCTGAAAAGGCTGTTGATGAGTTAATAAAGAAAGATACCATGCCTCAGGTTGAAGAAGAGTCTAATGCTCAAGATGAAAAGACAACAATTAAGTATGAAGAAGTTACTGTTGAGGGTGGAAAATCTAACGTTACAAATGAAAAAATTGAAAATATAGAAAATAAACTTGATAAATTATCAGATAAGATTGATGAATTAAGTGAGAAAATTGAGTCATTAAAAAATAAGTCTGAATAATTCTAAAAAATTATTTTATTAAAGACAAATAATTAAGGGATGTTACATTAACTTGTAACATCCCTTAATT contains:
- a CDS encoding YitT family protein, coding for MNFFSKNIVIKNLQDYILLLLGCFLIAISFNLFLLPNNIASGGIPGLSIVLNKIFGINTAYLQFYINIPLFIIGLFRMGPNFLLKTIIGSFAIPEFILLTQKVLPMTNNVLIAAILGGIGTGVGLYFIVTSNSAVCGFTLLSKILHEYTKIKFSILIMFLNFFVIAFAVIIIGFLPAVFAFLSLLITSMAIELSQNISNFLNKIYNFKKLG
- a CDS encoding M20/M25/M40 family metallo-hydrolase; protein product: MNMQNLLKLISALVAFKTVYLNNQEFNNCFDYIKFFFSKSDLYIKEYEFNGSKSLIVSNSESKNLDVIFCGHIDVVPAQDTLFYVKQDGDILRGRGVSDMKGQVAVMMQLMLECFAISDTDPGSKNVKKTNNINKKVALFLTSDEERGGFDGVNRLLNDLNYSAKVAIVPDGGFNFSLVEQAKGVLQIKITQKGKGAHSSELYLGENAILKLLDMYKKIISIYVLPKNSLDYKTSANLSKIEGGDSLNRVPDSASIFLDIRYTPDQNMNDILHAIKNIEKEIDVEILAHGNAFKIDKNNEFIRNFLSISGDILRRDIDIINCNTASDGRFFTQKNIPCIIMNPIGGGIHSDEEFVYLNSLILLKNIYKKYLEKV
- a CDS encoding PQ-loop repeat-containing protein — its product is MNFNNFFPWIAQIIFFLGLLPQIRLNLNRKSTKGLSDFLFIGYFYGYSFYMFYVFCLNLPLAHKIMVPLAFFAVLTLVFQRFYYSESKDLGLKIFFIFSILFFIFLLFLSIKNSLFLGHASGWVMMLIWAIYQIPQLLKNYQNRSIKGLSFGLVSMIGFGNFVEFIVALFLGLPPQTYLNNLNGIFVYLIYLVQFIKFK
- a CDS encoding PQ-loop repeat-containing protein, with translation MTNASLLTTIITWVVNIFFVLAVWPQVYLNYKNKSIRGLSDLYIMFYFDGYVFNVLYMFSLNFHLAYKIRSALALFVISILVYQRFLYGRDSLNTKIKNMYFYNFLFLIFVSSILTLNPIIAGHIIGWALVILWSVYQIPQLLKIKETKSVEGFSFFLVSFVGIGNMIDWFAAYLLNLPLQTHLIASRGVLVYFIFIFQFWNYKFKHNYILHKPEFLPLEVKQD
- a CDS encoding PQ-loop repeat-containing protein, with protein sequence MLLSKIFLANFLIIVSNLFFISSLIPQILLNYKIKSTNGLSTVFILTLLNSGYFYLIYSFANNLPIGYKMVNIIYTFLACLIMFQRFKYSQNNWDKDIKIFSIFILNIFFLVLIGYLIYFKFFSYAYLIGWIPVGIGFWKKLPQIFKIYRNKSVHGFSFYFILISLSANFCEILANLFLKIPIPLIVNNFRGILINLVFLGQFFIYRNNQN